Below is a genomic region from Lineus longissimus chromosome 4, tnLinLong1.2, whole genome shotgun sequence.
actatttAGGCTTGTTCGACAGATTTACTCATCGCTGCATTAAAACATGACCAAGTCCTATAACTGTGCatataagcccccccccccctaattgaCCCTATAACTCCGACctagagcccccccccccccctttaagtGGTCTGATTATATTTTACGATTGCAATTTATTCCTGGTTGGTTTCCATTAATGAATTTCCATTTTCACACTACATGCAGATGACATCGCAAACAAAACTTCTAATCAATATCTTATCGTTCAGGTGGCGCTACATACATTCGCTGGGGTCGCACAGTTTGTCCTGCTGATGCAGAATTAGTATATGCAGGTAATTATGACTGACAGTCAGTCCTACGGGACATTTTCAGCTGGAAGTCTTTATAGTCTGTGCTCCTTAGCAGTCACCGGAATCGATACCAGGGCCAagttcttcaaaacaaagtgctataaactgaaggagataacgccacgTTAAGTTAACGCCGGCTTTAGTGACTTAATTTGGTTTGAGCATCCGGGCCCTGGTCTACAAAAACAAATCTTATGAAAGCAAATAACGGTGTCACAGCACAGGCCACGTAACACAATGCACATACTAAAGTATTCATTTGCATTTGGCGCTGAAACTGTTACGGTCATTATCtgttttttacaaattttaccATGTTGTTGTTATATGAGTTTGCCTAAGTAATTTCCTTTTTCCACCAGGTTACGGAGGAGCTCAGCACTATACCCATGTAGGTGGTTCTGCCGAGTATATCTGTGTATCCGACAAACCAGAATACGCCTCGAAGACGGCTGCAGGGGAAACCGACCGAGCATGGCTGAACGGAATCGAACTCCAAGTATTCGTTACGAATTTCTTTAGCACTGCCAACGCTGATCCGAATGGCCTCCACGATTCCGATCTCCGATGTGCAGTATGCAGGAATAGAGTTCGCACCAGCATGGTAAATTGAACTATACCTTCATCCAGTATTTATAATGTTTATACCCTCATCCAGTAATTATTGTGTCATATGCATACTTAAGAAGTAGATACTACTAGCATATGCAAAGTGTAACGTATTTACTCGTAGTACTGGCAaaatgtatgcaatgtattttgtatcaaaCATAGATTAAGATTTTCTCAATATGTTTTTTTGTATGGGAACGCGGAAGCTATTTCACTGGGCCACCACGCTCGCAAAACTTATTTTAAGGAACCGCCCATGTTTAACAAAATGGTTCTCTGGATATGCCGCAAACAATATCACTAGTAACTCTAAAAATTGTTCGCAATGCAATATCCCAATACAAAGTCGTTCCCTCCTGCCTTAGCTATAAACTAAAGCTTCCCCATTTCAGCTCATGATTCCAGGAACAAAGTCATGCCCAGGTAACTGGCAGCAGGAGTACTGGGGCTACCTGATGACGGGACATTACAAACACAAGGCTGCCTACAGCTACGCATGCGTGGATGATGCACCAGAAGCTGGGGGTGAAAATGGCGCCAGAAATGATGACGGAGGACTGATGTACCACGCACAGGGTTCGTGTGGCTCTCTGCCATGCCCTCCGTACGTCCAAGGCTTCGAGATGACATGTGTTGTTTGCACAAAATAGAGAATCCAAGCGTTCAAACGGCCTGAGACGACACCACCATTTGCTTTTAACACGTTTTCTATTAAAGACGAAATTCGCGCTCCTCGAATTATAGGTTTAAGTTGAGGACGGAGCTTTTGATATGTCTTTCTGCTTGTTTCCAGCTATTCAGAAACAGAAATTAAAGTAGGTCACCACCTCCTAGATAAGTAAAATATGCCTAAATATCAATCCAGCATCCAGAAAATTTCTGCTAGTTTCAATACAAAACGCATAAACTGCCACCTGTTATGAACATGATACACTGATTATATTGATACACTGATTATATGTTGCACTCTTGCAGTCAGTTGCAATCAATGAATCGAGTTGCAGTTCACATTTCTGTCATTATTGCAAGACAAAGCCATCGCACGTTAAGCGATTCATTATTGCAGCTACAGTATTCATTAATGGGTTACAAAGAATCGCAAGTGTTTAAACGAGAATAGAAACAAGAAATCCCCGTGTCTCTCGCTAATCAGCAAATACATAAAGTAGTTGCAAAGAATCGCAAATAGAACGCTGACTGAGCAATGGGTTGCAACTCTACTTTATACTTAGGTGTATCTCATTAGATCAGGtgattttaaatgatttgaATAATTTAGGAACAGTACAAGGCAAATATTACGTTTTTGCCCAATACCACACAGTTTAGAGAATTCAGACCTAGCCGAatgcacggtctattgtctccTTAAAAACCCCGCTCTTACCTCagccaatattttcattattctacTGTCATATCAAAGTGTTATCAGGGCTAATCTTGAtatcatcgacccccacgaaaaagCTTCCATGGGATCGTTAGGCCTAAACCGACAAGGGCAATTAAACGGTAATGAAGAGTCATATAAAACAAAGCCGGCAAAGGTTTTATAAAGTGTATGTAACCATAGCTGACATAGCGTGTAAATCTCGATGTCCTTGAAAAATACTTGGTAAAGAAATAAAAGGAACTGGCAATAGCCTGCATGTCAATAATCACTTCATTCTTTACCTGTAAGTTTTCATGAAGCAGGAAAAAAACAGCCCTAGCTAATAGCGTCATCTTggaaccaccaaggtttttaccTCTCATCGATTTCAAACTATATTATCACTGTTTATTGAAAAGGAGTATGAAAATATGAGAATCAGATTGATATAGCGTGTAATCTCATCGGTCTTGAAAATTATCTCATAATCAAACGGAACAAACTGCCAATAGCTTGTATAGCGTGAAAGATCTCATTCTAGAATATTATCTAATAATCTAATGAACAAACCGCCAATAGTTGTATAGCTATTATTCTCGTCcttgaacatcatcatttttcTAAACAGCAATAGCTTGCTAACATAGCATGTAAGTGTTGTCTTTCGTGAAAATTATTAACAGATATATTGTAGTCAAATAAAGCAAATAAGCCCTAGTGGCTTGTATAGCAAGTAAACGTCGCAGTTCTGTTGTTTATTGCTGTGGACTCTTGTGCCCAATGCACGCACATTCGGAAGGCGTAGAGGAGGAATCGTCTCAAAGGAGATTGTCAACCTTGATGCTTGGAGGGTGATGTGATTTCAAACCAGTCCTGACGATACAATTGTCGGGAAGGAAGTGTATCACGGTGACTAAGTGCAGGTATATCTCTAATTGCTGTAaattagtcaagatattttcacATATACCATCTGAAATGTCATCTAAACGAATTCCTCCCAAGCtttgtatttcattttatttaaatTCCAATCGATGGAAGTGGAATATCTGACAAATTGTTCACATCCACTTGCCCATGGTCAAACAGCTCAAATACTTTAAGGGGTGTTGATTTGATATACTGGTATACTCTTACTGAATATAAAACTTATTTACTCACAACAGTAAGTCATTAAATATCTTTTTGACTTTTCAATTGCCAGTCTGTGCAAACAAAAGTTGGAAGAATTTTAGTCAGTTTGGAGGCCTTTAGGAACATGAAGAGTACATGCAGTTCTGTAC
It encodes:
- the LOC135486492 gene encoding uncharacterized protein LOC135486492 isoform X1; the encoded protein is MMAIFKRDQLKTYVVACAFLGLCGWMAVLQTRYERRIKLLEEEGSVRVKRSAGSSGQTVGGATYIRWGRTVCPADAELVYAGYGGAQHYTHVGGSAEYICVSDKPEYASKTAAGETDRAWLNGIELQVFVTNFFSTANADPNGLHDSDLRCAVCRNRVRTSMLMIPGTKSCPGNWQQEYWGYLMTGHYKHKAAYSYACVDDAPEAGGENGARNDDGGLMYHAQGSCGSLPCPPYVQGFEMTCVVCTK